In one Silene latifolia isolate original U9 population chromosome 10, ASM4854445v1, whole genome shotgun sequence genomic region, the following are encoded:
- the LOC141607949 gene encoding uncharacterized protein LOC141607949: protein MARTWMFAVKKGDPEYDVGLAEFYAFVRENVTNTSSMACPCDMCLNMKYMSLSDVQIHLQKRNFNPKYRCWTFHGESRTIKGGMGEDINLEFSGIEKETCFNLIENDSDALEDSGLGMNSESVDESDDNFENIWGDFCGDNEEEENSSVNVDEDIIDDDDDLDENNLDEISVVLEKLKDSEMPLYKSCKKYTKLASIVKLYNLKAKNGWSDKSFNDLLELLKDMLPEDNVLPNRTYAAKKILRGIGMKYEKIHACPNDCILYRKEYETCTHCPEDAKLLTWHKTAKANDGKLRHPSDGLEWKFIDSKYPEFGKEPRNLRLALSTDGMNPYGSLSSQHSTWPVLLAIYNLPPYLCMKRKYLMLSLLISGPKEPGNDIDVYLAPLLDDLRILWDKGIEVFDAYQNSVFNLKAMLLCTISDFPAYGNLCGHTVHGKEACPLCGEDVDSCYLTYSRKQAYLGYRRFLDEDHSYRRQQKAFNGKAEHRPPPKILTGHEVYEKVKDIQITYGKKCSKLASRGYKKMSPLFEKLPYWRDLSIRHSLDVMHIEKNVCDNIINTLLNVPNKSKDNKAARKDMMDMKIRPELAPQEKGTRAYLPPAAHTLSKKEKIEFCQCLHGVKVPEGYSSNISNLVSMRDLKLTGLKSHDSHALMQQLLPFEMYFPPSFFTIMIHLTVHLVREIRYLGPVYLRYQYPFERLMKVYKSYTSNRYRPEGCIAERAIIDEALSFFLYSLIDL from the exons ATGGCTCGTACTTGGATGTTTGCTGTGAAAAAAGGTGACCCAGAGTATGACGTCGGGTTAGCTGAATTTTATGCCTTTGTTAGAGAGAATGTGACAAACACATCTAGTATGGCGTGCCCTTGTGATATGTGTCTTAATATGAAGTATATGAGCTTGTCAGATGTACAAATTCATTTACAGAAGAGAAATTTTAATCCAAAATATAGATGCTGGACTTTTCACGGAGAATCTAGAACCATAAAAGGAGGAATGGGAGAAGATATAAATCTCGAATTTAGTGGGATAGAGAAAGAAACatgtttcaatttaattgaaaatGATTCTGATGCACTAGAAGATTCGGGTTTAGGTATGAATTCGGAGTCGGTTGATGAGTCTGATGATAACTTTGAAAATATATGGGGAGATTTTTGTGGAGACAATGAGGAAGAAGAAAACTCGTCTGTGAATGTTGATGAAGACATtatagatgatgatgacgaccttgatgaaaataatttggaTGAGATAAGTGTTGTATTAGAGAAGTTAAAAGATTCTGAGATGCCCTTGTATAAGAGTTGCAAAAAATACACAAAATTGGCGTCAATTGTTAAGTTATATAATTTGAAAGCGAAAAATGGGTGGAGCGACAAGAGTTTTAATGACCTCCTAGAATTGTTGAAAGACATGCTTCCCGAAGATAATGTTCTTCCCAATCGCACATATGCGGCAAAGAAGATACTTCGGGGAATTGGTATGAAATATGAAAAGATTCATGCCTGTCCCAACGATTGTATACTTTATCGCAAAGAATATGAGACATGCACTCACTGTCCA GAAGATGCGAAGCTATTGACGTGGCATAAAACTGCCAAAGCTAATGATGGGAAGTTGAGACACCCGTCTGATGGGTTAGAGTGGAAGTTCATTGATTCTAAGTACCCGGAGTTTGGCAAAGAACCCAGAAATCTTCGTCTTGCATTATCAACCGACGGGATGAATCCTTATGGAAGTTTGAGTagtcaacatagtacttggccggtGCTTTTAGCTATTTACAACTTACCTCCATATTTATGCATGAAACGAAAATATTTGATGTTGTCCTTGTTGATTTCTGGGCCCAAGGAACCTGgtaatgatatagatgtctatttagCTCCTCTTCTTGACGATTTGAGAATATTATGGGATAAAGGGATAGAAGTTTTTGATGCCTACCAGAATAGCGTATTCAATTTAAAAGCAATGTTATTGTGCACTATATCTGACTTTCCTGCATATGGCAATCTATGTGGGCATACCGTACATGGGAAAGAGGCATGCCCTTTGTGTGGTGAAGATGTAGATTCTTGCTATTTGACATATTCTCGAAAGCAAGCCTACTTAGGATATCGTAGGTTTTTAGATGAGGATCATTCATATCGTAGGCAACAAAAAGCGTTCAATGGAAAAGCCGAACATCGTCCACCTCCTAAGATATTAACCGGGCATGAAGTATATGAAAAGGTAAAAGATATTCAGATTACATATGGGAAGAAATGTTCCAAATTGGCATCTCGTGGTTATAAGAAGATGAGTCCCCTTTTTGAGAAACTTCCTTATTGGCGTGACCTCTCTATAAGACACTCCTTAGATGTTATGCATATTGAGAAGAATGTATGTGATAATATCATCAACACTCTTCTCAATGTTCCAAATAAGTCGAAAGACAACAAGGCGGCTAGGAAAGATATGATGGATATGAAAATTAGGCCTGAGTTAGCACCGCAAGAGAAGGGAACACGTGCTTATTTGCCTCCGGCTGCTCACactctttcaaaaaaggagaaaatagAGTTTTGTCAGTGCTTACATGGTGTTAAAGTGCCAGAGGGATATTCTTCGAATATAAGTAACCTCGTATCAATGCGAGATCTCAAGCTTACTGGTTTAAAGTCTCATGACTCTCAtgctttgatgcaacaattactacct tttgaaatgtattttcctcctTCCTTTTTCACGATCATGATTCATCTAACTGTACACTTGGTTAGAGAGATTAGATATCTTGGGCCAGTTTATTTGAGGTATCAATATCCGtttgaaagattgatgaaagtgtaCAAGTCCTATACTTCTAACCGATATAGGCCTGAAGGGTGTATTGCTGAGCGTGCAATTATTGACGAAgcactttctttttttttatacTCACTTATCGATCTTTGA